The Anaerohalosphaeraceae bacterium genome has a window encoding:
- a CDS encoding DUF4405 domain-containing protein — protein sequence MENKKKYFQFRAFISLLTAICFAMAVISGAALFLAPSGRGAGRGWVFWGLSRRQWAEQHIWFCLIFTIVGLIHLILNIRPILNYLKIVGSKTYRFRLEWLASLAVSTLVFAGTYYRWKPFAAFLELPRRMTQPSREAAGTDVVARGGGPENRPGIGQMTLADYCRQEGLEPAKAIEILRSRGLTVQSDMTMRQIADLAGVHPSQLREILNRP from the coding sequence ATGGAAAACAAGAAAAAATACTTCCAATTCCGCGCCTTCATTTCCCTCTTGACGGCAATCTGCTTTGCCATGGCGGTTATCAGCGGTGCAGCCCTGTTTTTGGCCCCTTCCGGACGCGGCGCCGGACGGGGATGGGTGTTCTGGGGGCTGAGCCGGCGTCAGTGGGCAGAACAGCATATCTGGTTTTGTCTGATTTTTACCATTGTAGGGCTTATTCATCTGATTCTGAATATCCGCCCGATTTTGAACTATTTAAAGATTGTCGGGTCAAAAACCTACCGGTTTCGGCTGGAATGGCTGGCCTCGCTGGCCGTCAGTACGCTGGTTTTTGCAGGAACGTATTATCGATGGAAGCCGTTTGCGGCGTTTTTGGAACTGCCGCGGAGGATGACGCAGCCCAGTCGAGAAGCAGCAGGAACAGATGTGGTTGCTCGCGGCGGTGGACCGGAAAATCGGCCCGGAATCGGACAGATGACGCTGGCGGACTATTGCCGTCAGGAGGGACTGGAGCCGGCCAAGGCGATTGAGATTCTCCGCAGTCGCGGGCTGACGGTCCAGTCGGACATGACGATGCGGCAGATTGCGGACCTGGCGGGGGTTCATCCGAGCCAGCTGAGGGAAATCCTGAACAGACCTTAA
- a CDS encoding 5-(carboxyamino)imidazole ribonucleotide synthase — protein sequence MIVGVLGGGQLARMLALSGVPLGLDFQFLDPAPDACAFSLGKPLIGGYGDTALLEKMAAEVQAATYEFENVSLQAVRFLAQRIPLHPTPDILEIKQDRLLERRLFQELKIPTPDFLAVQTEQDLERAAEQFGFPFVLKTRSLGYDGKGVWVLQDKDGLKNLPERFVSSPVLAEQFIPFEREVSMIAARNPEGQIVYYPLVENTHKQGILIQSIVRPNDPVASTAETYLQRILTHFRYIGVLAVEFFQVQGRLIANEMAPRVHNTGHWTIEGAPTSQFENHLRALLGFPLGITASSAPTAMLNCIGNLPDRRAVLEIPDAHFHMYGKKPRPGRKVGHITLRAEDERRLGEKIRKVRQLLADSSAFV from the coding sequence ATGATTGTCGGTGTGCTCGGAGGCGGACAGCTGGCCAGAATGTTGGCCCTGTCGGGGGTGCCTTTGGGGCTTGATTTTCAGTTTTTAGACCCGGCCCCCGACGCCTGTGCGTTCTCATTGGGAAAACCGCTCATCGGCGGCTACGGTGATACAGCGCTGCTGGAAAAAATGGCCGCAGAAGTACAGGCCGCAACCTATGAATTTGAAAACGTTTCGCTTCAGGCCGTCCGTTTTTTGGCCCAGCGGATTCCTCTGCATCCAACGCCGGATATCCTCGAAATCAAGCAGGACAGACTTCTGGAGCGGCGGCTTTTTCAGGAGTTGAAAATTCCAACACCGGATTTTCTGGCTGTGCAGACGGAACAGGACCTGGAGCGGGCGGCGGAACAGTTCGGGTTTCCGTTCGTGCTCAAAACCCGCTCTCTCGGTTATGACGGCAAAGGGGTATGGGTGCTTCAGGACAAAGACGGTCTGAAAAATCTGCCGGAGCGGTTTGTCTCTTCACCGGTCCTGGCCGAGCAGTTTATTCCGTTTGAGCGGGAAGTCTCGATGATAGCCGCCCGAAATCCGGAAGGCCAAATCGTGTATTATCCCCTCGTGGAAAACACGCACAAGCAGGGAATCTTAATTCAATCGATTGTCAGACCGAATGACCCCGTCGCCTCAACGGCCGAGACGTATTTGCAGCGGATTCTGACGCACTTCCGCTATATCGGGGTTTTGGCGGTCGAGTTTTTCCAGGTTCAGGGCCGCCTGATTGCCAATGAGATGGCCCCGCGGGTCCACAATACGGGACACTGGACCATTGAAGGGGCACCGACCAGTCAGTTTGAAAATCATCTTCGGGCCCTCCTCGGATTTCCGCTGGGCATAACGGCGTCTTCGGCCCCGACAGCGATGCTTAACTGTATCGGCAATCTTCCGGACAGAAGGGCTGTTCTGGAAATTCCCGATGCCCATTTCCATATGTACGGCAAAAAACCACGCCCCGGCAGAAAAGTCGGGCATATTACCCTTCGTGCCGAAGACGAAAGACGCCTCGGCGAGAAAATCAGAAAAGTCCGACAGCTGCTGGCGGATAGTTCCGCTTTTGTATAA
- a CDS encoding Gfo/Idh/MocA family oxidoreductase — MKNQSFNLSRRDFMVTAGKLSAGVLAGSALFPAQASVGSSSKPRFALVGTGVRGVAMYGRDLVRGYSDSIELAGICDSNPGRLAYAAEYIGAGCPTFVSLEEMLRQVKPDWLIVTSWDYEHHNHILTGLRHGCHIICEKPITIDEQKAQMILDAEKQYGKKIFVTLNYRYAPHRAKLKELLMEKVIGEITTVDFHWNINFPHLRRYMQRWHGEADKGGTLWVHKATHHFDLLNWWLDSDPVEVFAYADLERFGSKGPFRGKNCRNCDYTDRCEHYWDILKDPHLKRMYADNEHYDGYIRDNCVFRKEINIYDKHAAVIKYANNVYVNFSLTGDTDYEGFWLAFNGTQGRIEGREGGWPADKQYHEWIITPRGKAPQVVRVPFEEGGHWGGDRRLMDQLFRNFGGPDPLHQLAGTRDGILSMLVGVAARKSCVSGRPVRIEGLTDIKPQAVRPRA; from the coding sequence ATGAAAAATCAGTCGTTCAATCTCTCGCGTCGGGATTTCATGGTAACAGCCGGAAAATTGTCTGCCGGAGTTCTGGCCGGTTCAGCGTTGTTCCCTGCTCAGGCCTCTGTCGGCTCTTCCTCCAAACCGCGGTTTGCCCTCGTAGGAACAGGTGTTCGCGGAGTGGCTATGTACGGTCGAGATTTGGTTCGCGGATACAGCGACAGTATCGAGCTGGCCGGCATTTGCGACAGCAATCCCGGCCGGCTGGCTTATGCCGCCGAGTATATCGGGGCCGGCTGCCCGACCTTTGTGTCACTGGAGGAGATGCTCCGTCAGGTCAAGCCGGACTGGCTGATTGTGACCAGCTGGGATTATGAACACCACAACCATATCCTCACCGGCCTTCGCCACGGCTGCCACATTATCTGTGAAAAGCCGATTACCATCGACGAACAAAAAGCTCAGATGATTCTGGATGCGGAAAAGCAGTACGGCAAAAAGATTTTTGTGACCCTTAATTACCGCTATGCCCCGCATCGAGCTAAACTCAAAGAACTGCTGATGGAAAAAGTCATCGGCGAGATTACCACGGTGGATTTTCACTGGAACATCAACTTCCCGCACCTTCGCCGCTATATGCAGCGATGGCACGGCGAGGCGGACAAAGGAGGAACCCTTTGGGTTCACAAGGCAACTCATCATTTCGACCTGCTGAACTGGTGGCTGGATTCCGACCCGGTAGAGGTCTTCGCGTATGCGGACCTGGAACGGTTCGGGTCGAAAGGACCGTTTCGCGGAAAGAACTGCCGGAACTGCGACTATACGGACCGCTGTGAGCACTACTGGGACATCCTCAAAGACCCGCACCTGAAGCGTATGTATGCCGACAATGAACATTATGACGGGTATATCCGCGACAACTGCGTCTTCCGCAAGGAAATCAACATTTATGATAAGCACGCAGCTGTTATTAAATATGCCAACAACGTTTACGTGAATTTTTCTCTGACAGGCGATACGGATTACGAAGGCTTCTGGCTGGCATTCAACGGGACACAGGGCCGGATAGAAGGACGGGAAGGCGGCTGGCCGGCAGACAAACAATATCATGAATGGATTATCACCCCTCGCGGCAAGGCGCCGCAGGTGGTTCGAGTGCCCTTCGAAGAAGGCGGTCACTGGGGCGGCGACCGTCGGCTGATGGACCAGCTGTTCCGGAATTTCGGAGGTCCGGATCCGCTGCATCAGCTGGCGGGCACCCGAGACGGGATTCTTTCTATGCTGGTTGGAGTCGCTGCGCGCAAAAGCTGTGTCTCCGGTCGGCCTGTCCGAATTGAGGGACTGACAGACATTAAACCGCAGGCGGTGCGTCCGCGGGCATAA
- a CDS encoding FliA/WhiG family RNA polymerase sigma factor has translation MESGGDKLSQLWQQYFQTRDIHTRNQIFMHYLPEIRYAAERLAARLPRSVQMDDLLSAGAVGLIHAIERFDPARNAKFETYCTFRIQGAMLDMIRKSDFFGRLTRRKARRYHTALQKLEAILGRPPTDEELAAELKMNLSEFYDYLKEVNTAHLISLSREFAGSDGQSDFSELSGITDTKSPDPVLQAQIRDLREYLKNGFSRLEGSILSMYYLEGLTMKEIGVALDISESRVCQIYSSVFARLCDRLRRRSSLEKLLP, from the coding sequence ATGGAATCCGGCGGGGATAAACTCAGCCAGCTCTGGCAGCAGTATTTTCAGACACGTGACATCCACACCCGAAATCAAATCTTTATGCATTATCTGCCCGAAATTCGTTATGCAGCCGAGCGGCTGGCAGCCCGTCTACCTCGCTCTGTCCAGATGGATGATTTGCTCAGTGCCGGTGCTGTTGGACTGATTCACGCCATCGAGAGGTTTGACCCTGCCCGCAATGCCAAGTTCGAAACATACTGCACCTTTCGCATTCAAGGGGCGATGCTTGATATGATCCGTAAAAGTGACTTCTTTGGGCGTCTGACTCGCCGAAAGGCCCGACGTTATCACACCGCGCTGCAAAAATTAGAGGCTATATTAGGCAGACCGCCGACGGATGAAGAGTTGGCCGCAGAGTTAAAGATGAATCTGAGCGAGTTTTATGACTATTTAAAGGAAGTCAATACGGCTCATCTCATTTCTCTCAGTCGAGAATTTGCCGGTTCCGACGGACAGTCAGACTTTTCCGAATTAAGCGGCATCACCGACACAAAAAGTCCCGATCCGGTCCTGCAGGCACAGATTCGCGACCTCCGCGAATACCTCAAAAACGGTTTTTCCCGGCTGGAAGGTTCGATTTTGAGTATGTATTATCTGGAAGGATTGACGATGAAAGAAATCGGTGTAGCCCTCGATATCTCCGAATCCCGGGTCTGCCAGATTTATTCCTCTGTTTTCGCCCGCCTTTGTGACCGCCTTCGCCGGAGAAGTTCACTGGAGAAACTTCTGCCGTAG
- the amrB gene encoding AmmeMemoRadiSam system protein B encodes MIRKPAVAGQFYSASRSGCLSEIEDCLPRTSFSVELPNPIVAGIVPHAGWVFSGDLAAMVFQAVRQVNGTVDTFVLFGASHRYGSGVPAVYDKGAWETPLGLAHIDEDLAAKVVALGASAKPAAHLGEHSIEVQIPFIQYLFPEAQIVPILMPLSGFEVQFGQEVGRLLNSIRDKKTVCIASTDLTHYGPRYGFCPQGIGSEAIEWAHRVNDGQFINLALQMKADQIVSNACENQNACGPAAAAALVAAARARGASKGVLLAHTNSRDVMLQKFRQRSEESVGYAAIVF; translated from the coding sequence ATGATTCGAAAACCCGCTGTTGCCGGACAGTTCTACTCTGCAAGCCGCTCCGGCTGTCTGAGCGAAATCGAAGATTGTCTTCCAAGAACCTCTTTTTCCGTCGAATTGCCCAACCCCATTGTGGCCGGCATTGTTCCGCATGCCGGCTGGGTCTTCAGCGGCGATTTGGCGGCGATGGTTTTTCAGGCCGTCCGTCAGGTCAACGGTACGGTGGATACGTTTGTCCTCTTTGGGGCCTCGCATCGATACGGCAGCGGAGTGCCGGCTGTCTATGACAAAGGGGCCTGGGAGACTCCTTTGGGACTGGCCCATATTGATGAAGACCTGGCTGCAAAAGTTGTTGCGCTCGGCGCTTCCGCCAAGCCTGCTGCACATTTGGGCGAACACAGCATTGAAGTCCAGATTCCCTTTATTCAATATCTGTTTCCGGAGGCTCAAATCGTTCCGATTCTCATGCCCTTATCCGGATTTGAAGTCCAGTTTGGACAAGAGGTTGGGCGTCTTTTAAACTCGATTCGGGACAAAAAAACAGTCTGCATTGCCTCCACAGACCTGACCCACTATGGTCCGCGGTACGGTTTTTGTCCGCAGGGTATCGGTTCAGAAGCAATCGAATGGGCACACCGCGTTAATGACGGTCAGTTTATAAACCTGGCCCTTCAGATGAAGGCTGACCAAATTGTTTCGAATGCCTGCGAAAATCAGAATGCCTGCGGGCCGGCGGCCGCGGCTGCCCTGGTTGCCGCCGCCCGGGCCAGAGGGGCATCCAAAGGCGTACTTCTGGCCCACACCAACAGCCGCGATGTGATGCTTCAGAAGTTTCGCCAGCGCAGCGAAGAGTCCGTCGGTTATGCGGCTATTGTGTTCTAA
- a CDS encoding response regulator produces MDKMKELFTTGEAADICKVSQQTIIRCFDSGRLEGFRVPGSRFRRIPRESLIKFMKDNNIPLDNLLSGGKIKVLIVDDDDEIIELMVDVLSRDGRFEIRTASSGYDAGIQTQQFLPDVILLDYMLPDVNGNIVCRTIKSNPNFSHIHIIIVSGVVNREEIDDLLAAGASEFIAKPFNIAEITEKIARLART; encoded by the coding sequence ATGGATAAAATGAAGGAACTATTCACAACGGGGGAAGCCGCCGACATTTGCAAAGTCAGCCAGCAGACCATTATTCGGTGTTTTGATTCCGGTCGTCTGGAAGGGTTTCGCGTACCGGGGTCTCGGTTTCGAAGAATCCCGAGGGAATCCCTTATCAAATTTATGAAAGACAACAATATCCCTCTGGATAATCTCCTCAGCGGCGGCAAAATCAAGGTGCTGATTGTCGATGATGATGACGAAATCATCGAATTGATGGTGGATGTCCTCAGCCGGGACGGCCGGTTTGAGATTCGCACGGCCTCCAGCGGGTACGATGCCGGCATCCAGACCCAGCAGTTCCTTCCGGATGTCATCCTGCTGGATTATATGCTGCCCGATGTGAACGGGAATATTGTCTGCCGCACCATCAAGAGCAATCCAAACTTTTCCCATATTCACATTATTATCGTCAGCGGTGTCGTAAACCGGGAGGAAATTGACGACCTCCTGGCTGCCGGGGCCTCGGAGTTTATCGCCAAACCGTTTAATATCGCGGAAATTACAGAAAAAATCGCTCGACTGGCTCGAACGTAA
- the purE gene encoding 5-(carboxyamino)imidazole ribonucleotide mutase, translating to MKPLVGIIMGSSSDWETMQKAAETLDTLAIPYEVEVVSAHRTPDKLFQYASSAAERGLEVIIAGAGGAAHLPGMTASKTTLPVLGVPIQSKALQGLDSLLSIVQMPAGIPVGTLAIGQAGAVNAALLAASVLALKYPQFRQTLEEYRRNQTETVLRNPDPRRAK from the coding sequence ATGAAACCGCTGGTCGGAATTATCATGGGGTCATCGTCGGACTGGGAAACGATGCAGAAGGCCGCCGAAACACTCGACACATTGGCGATCCCCTATGAAGTGGAAGTCGTTTCAGCCCATCGAACCCCGGATAAGTTGTTTCAATATGCCTCCAGTGCGGCCGAAAGGGGGTTGGAGGTCATTATCGCCGGGGCGGGAGGGGCAGCGCATTTGCCGGGCATGACGGCCTCCAAAACGACGCTTCCGGTTTTGGGGGTTCCTATCCAATCTAAGGCTCTTCAGGGGCTCGATTCGCTGCTTTCGATTGTCCAGATGCCCGCCGGGATACCTGTCGGTACGTTGGCAATCGGACAGGCCGGGGCCGTCAATGCGGCTCTTCTGGCGGCGTCCGTACTGGCTCTGAAATATCCTCAGTTCAGGCAAACCCTCGAAGAATATCGCCGAAATCAGACCGAAACGGTGCTTCGGAATCCGGACCCGAGGAGGGCCAAATGA